From the genome of Candidatus Defluviilinea proxima:
GACCTTGAGATCTTCACTGAATTCAATCCAGAGTGCGATATCGTCTTTGGCGGCACAGGCAAGATCAGAAAAGTCTTCCATGATCTCCCCAATCTAAAATGGGTGCAGACCATGTCGGCAGGTGTGGAATGGTTAATGGACCCGTCCCTGCGACGAGATTATGTGCTGACGAACGCAAAGAACGTCTTCGGTGAGTCCATGTCTGAGTATGTGTTCGGATATATGTTGTATTACAAGAAGCGCATCGCCGAACGGCAAGAAGCACAACACAAAAAACAATGGGACGAGCAAGATGGCGGCGTACTGCGCGGCAAAACACTAGGCTTGATCGGCGTTGGCTCCATTGGCTCACATATCGCCATGACAGCCAAGCATTTCAAGATGAATGTCTGGGGGTATACACGGGGAAGTGAGACAAGTACACATGTAGATCGATATTTTCATCCTAACAATTTGGAATCCGACAGCTCATTGCACTCGAAGGGTGTGCTGTCGTTTGCCAAAGGCTTGGATTATCTCATTGTCGTTCTCCCCAAAACAGACGGCACCACCAGCATTGTCAACGCCGAAGTGCTTAATGCCCTTCCCCATCACGCGCTTCTCATCAACGTTGGGCGGGGCAACGCCGTGGACACATCCGCTTTGCTGGAAGCGCTCACGCAAAACAAGATCGCAGGTGCGGTGCTCGACGTCACAGAACCGGAGCCGTTGCCTGAAGAGCATCCCTTCTGGACAGCGCCAAATCTCCTGCTCACGTTTCACACATCCGCAATGAGTTACCCTGAAGATATGGTGGGGTTATTTGTTGAGAACTATAAGCTTTACATCGAAGGTAAACCACTGAAGCATCAAGTTGATTTTGAAAGAGGATATTGATTTTCGATCATGGACCAATGACAATGGACGATAGATAATGGTCTACCGTCTTTGGTCCATGGTCAAGAGGAATTTATCATGACCGTCACCCTCACCCACATCCAGCAAGCCGCAGAACGCATCAAACCATACATACATCGCACACCAGTCATCACGAACGAAAGTCTCAATCAACGCGTCGGCGCACAGGTCTATCTCAAATGCGAGAACATGCAAAAAGTTGGCGCATTCAAATTTCGTGGCGCATGCAACGCAGTCTATTCATTGAGCGATGACGAAGCCAAACGCGGAGTCTGCACTCACTCATCAGGCAATCACGCACAAGCACTCGCACTCGCGGCACGCATGCGCGGCATCCCTGCCTATATCGTCATGCCAAGCAATGCGCCCCAGGTCAAAAAGGATGCGGTCGCTGGCTACGGCGGACAGATCACCTACTGCGAGCCGACTCTTGAAGCGAGGGAAAGTACCTTGGAACGGATCAGACTGGAGACAGGCGCCAACTTCGTCCATCCATACAATGACGAACGCGTCATATCTGGACAAGGAACTGCTACTCTCGAGTTGCTTGATACTATCCCAAGCCTAGACGCCGTCATCACCCCCGTAGGCGGAGGTGGACTCTTGAGCGGCACATCCATCGCCGCAAAAGGACTCAACCCCAAAGTCCGTGTGATCGCCGCCGAACCCGAAATGGCAGACGACGCCTTCCGCTCCATGCAGGCAGGCAATATCATTCCGTCTACAAATCCAAAGTCCATTGCCGATGGCCTGCTCTCTTCGCTCGGACCAATAGACTTCCCCATCATCCAACAAAACGTCGAGCAGATCGTCACTGTCAGCGAGCAGGGCATCATCGCCTCAATGAAGTTCATCTGGGAACGTGCCAAGATCATCATCGAACCATCTGCCGCAACTGTTATCGCAGTGCTGTGGGAAAAGAAGATCGATCTCTCTGGTCTGAAAGTTGGCGTCATCCTCAGTGGCGGCAATGTAGATTTGAATAAGTTGCCGTGGCAATAAGCCAGACCTCCGAGTTCTTGAAGAACTCGGAGGTCTATCAAGGACACCTTCAATGGTTGCCGAATTATCACGAGACGAGTTCTTACAAAAAATTCAGTTCATGGACCTACAGGCTGGAGAATGGCTGACTGTTTGTTTGGTAATCACAGAGAGCCTACATGAACTAAACATCCCCGATTCAGAAGTGGATGAAGTCATCGAATTGGGCAGGCAGGCTTTCTTAGGTTTTCAAGAAGGATTCTTCGTCCGCATGGGATGGACAGAATACATTGCATGCATAAAAGATGAAAAAGAAAATGCTATTATGCTTGTAGATAAAAAAATAAGTGAGATAACACTGAAAAATAAACATTGTGGTCTGTGGAAATACAACATTGCAAAAGTTGCGGGGAATCCGTCCCATAAAATATGGGAAGTGGAGTGGAAAACCAACAAAGGTGTCCATTATAAAGATTGAACATGAGCATTGGAGGAAACTATGCGCATCACCAACATGATCACAGCCATTGACCTGCACGCCTGCGGCGAGCCAGGGAGAGTCATCACAGGCGGAGTGCTGGATGTCCCTGGCAAAACAATGTTTGAGAAAATGAAATACTTCGAGAAGAATCTCGATAACCTACGTCTGCGCATGTTGCGTGAGCCACGCGGATACCCTGCACTGTGCGCCAACATCATCATGCCACCCACTCACCCCGATGCAGACGCAGGCTTCATCATTATGGAGCAGACTGAATACCCTCCTATGTCTGGGACAAACACCATCTGCGTGGCGACAGCACTTTTAGAGACGGGCATGCTCCCGATGAAAGAACCAGTGACCGAGTTCATTCTTGAAGCGCCAGCAGGATTGGTGGGAATCCGTGCAGAGTGCAAGGACGGCAAGGTCACACAGGTCACGTTCAAGAATGTCCCTGCATTTGCCTGCATCTCGATGTGAACGTGGAAGTCCCCACGCTCGGCACAGTCAAAGTGGATGTGGCTTGGGGTGGGATGTTCTATGCGATTGCTGATGCAAGTCAATTTGACCTACAACTAACACCCGATGAAGGCAAGGATATCACTCGTATTACAGAGATGGTCAAGACTGCAACAGCAGAACAATATCCTGTGGTGCATCCTGATAACCCCGAGATCACAGGTCCCACCATCGGACAACTCTCCGCGCCGCCGACACATCCACAAGCACACCGTAAGAATGTGGTCACCGTCTCAACGGGCAAACTCGATTGGAATAAACCATCCACATGGACAGGCGTCATTGACCGCTCGCCGTGCGGCACAGGCACATGCGCCAAAATGGCAACACTCTACGCACGCGGTCAACTTGGATTGAATCAAGATTTCATCCACGAAGGGATTCTGGGAACACTCTTTACAGGTCGGCTCATTGAAGAGACACAAGTCGGTACATACAAAGCCATTGTCCCCACCATCGGCGGCACGGCATGGATCACTGGCATCAATCAATTCGTCGTTGACCCCAGTGACCCGTATCCCAACGGGTTTACAGTTGGAGATATTTGGTAGTTAGACCATAGACGATGGACGATAGACCATCTCTGCCATAGTCCATCGTCCACGGTCAATCGTCAAAGGATTTTCCATGCTCATCCTCTCTCGAAAAGAAGTAGAACAACTCCTCAACCCACACGAACTCCTCACCGCGCTTGAAGATGGATTCAAAGCCCTCAGCGCAGGCCAGCTGGACGTGCCGCCGCGCAACCAAGCCATCGCACCGAAAGGCGTACTCGTTGGCATGCCCGGGCGAAACATGTCCGTCAAACTCGTCACCGTCTTTCACGAGAATCAAACCGTCCCAGCCCATCAAGCCACCATCACCCTCTTCGACTCGGACACAGGCACACCCCTCGCCTTCATGGATGGCGAACACATCACCGCCATGCGCACCGCCGCAGGCGCGATCCTTTCCATCAAACATCTCGCACGCGCAAACAGCAAATCGCTCGCCATCATCGGCGTGGGAGTGTTAGGTCATGCGCATTTAAAGATGATTGAGACTCTGGTCGGCATCGAAAAGATTTGGATCGCTTCGAGAAACCTTGCTCACGCCCAAGCCTTAGCCGCCCACGACTCACGCGCCCATGCAGTTGATTCTGTCCGAACAGCCGTCTCCCAAGCGGATATCGTCTGCTTATGCACATCCTCGCTTGAACCCGTTATTGAATCAAAGTGGCTCAAACAGGGAGTACATATCTCGTCTGTTGGCTATCGTCCGCCGGGAGGCGAGTTGCCGAGAGATGTCGTGGAAGCAAGTCGTATCTTCGTTGAATCCAAAGTTGCATTCAGCGATCCGCCTGTTGGATGTTCTGAGTTGCAAGGGCTGAACCCAGAGACAGGCACGGAGTTGGGAGAAGTTCTATCGAAACAGCGAGCCGGTCGAACGTCTGAAAAAGAGGCGACGCTTTATAAGTCCATGGGGCATGCCATGGAAGATCTAGTTGCAGCAAATTTGGTCTATCAAAAAGCGATCAGACAAGGGGCTGGAAAAGAGATCCCGTTTTGATCGCAATAGCTATTTATCGAAGTGCAGAATCGCCAGGTTGCCATCAAAGGATTTAGCGAGTTGTTCGGGTAGGTTGCCTAATGTATCCGCAACACGTTTACGGGAGCCAAAACCAGGCACAACAATGAAGTTATCGATACTTTCCTGTTCGAGTGCAGCGGGTTTCAGCTGATCGACAAGAGGCTCAATACTGACTGGGTGATCTGAGTCAAGGGAAGTCAGCAACGCTTCAGCGGCCTGCAAGTAACTTTTGTCAGGGCGTAACACAAGAGGAATCCCAAGAGATTTTGCCAACATCAGGTTCGCTTCCAACATACGGCGCAGAACGATCAATGGAACAGCTTTTGCAGGGATGATAAATATGACTCGTTGCATACTATTCAATGGCAATTCAAGCTTGCCGATCATGACAGGTGTATCGGAACCCCAAACAACTTCATCCAATACAGAACCAAGCACGTTCTCGCGTAGTGTACGTCTGCCGCGCCACCCCATAAGGATCAGAGATGCACTTGTCTCATTTGCCGTATGGAGGATTCCCTGCGCATGCGAGGCCGCAATACGCGGTATGAGTTCAAGCTCAGTTTCGGGGTCGTTTAACGCTTCGTAGACACGACCGAGCATATCTTTATGGATATGAAAACTGCTATCGTTGGCAAGCCCCATATCACGTGCAACGCTGACAGCAAGGACCTTTCCGTTAGATTGGCGGGCAAGCAAACTCGCCAACATGACAAGCCCTTCAGCCTGCTTCACGTCTGCAATCGGTACGAGGATCCTGCCAAAGAGAGGGATATGCCCATTGTCCACATCAGCAACACGCAGGGTAGGAGCGAAGCGCTGGACGATGAGAGGAGATGTGATCGAAGTGAGGAGGATCATCAAGATCGCGGCATTGAAAAGGGTGGTATCAAAAAGTCCAGTATTTAATCCGATCACAAGAGTTGGGATCGTCACTGCGGCTTGCGCATGGGATAGACCATACACGGTCCAAAATTCTGAGCGAGTGTATTTGTATATTTTTGCAGTAACCCACGCCGCAACGAGCTTGGAAACATAGGCGACAATGGTCACGCCAATAGCAACAATGATCGTCTGTGGACTCTTGAGGAACGTAAGCGGGTCTGTGATAAGGCCACTGTATAGAAGAAAGATGGGGATAAAAAATGATTCGCCAATGAAAAGCACATGCCCCGTAACAGGACTGTGACGAGGAAGCATGGAATTGACCGCCAGCCCTGCGATGAATGCGCCGACAACTTCATGAACGCCAATAAGTTCAGCGGTGAAAGCTGCAACAAAAAGGGCCACGATCACAAATTGGAACTCGAGGGCACGTCCTGTCAATTTTTGAAAAATGAGTTTGCCAAGACGAGGCAAACCAAAAATAATCGCGGCCGTAAAAATAGTCAACATGACAAGGAGTTGAATAAAATAGCCGACCGAAATACCGTCTCCTGATTTTGCGCCGAGGACAACTGCAAGGACAATGAATGCGCCAATATCGGTCAGAACGGTCGCGCCTGTAGTCACAGCAATCGCTTCATTGCGTGTGACACCAAGTTTGGTGAGGATGGGAAATGCAATGAGTGTGTGCGATGCAAAAGCAGAGCCCAGCAAAATCATGCCAAGCCAATCAAGGCCAAGAATGTAACCAAGCCCCATGCCCATGAGTTGAGGAAATGTGAACGTGATTATGCCAAAGACCAGTGCACGGGTGCGTACTTTCATGAACTGGTTGATATCCACTTCCAAACCCGCACTGAACATGAGGTACACCAACCCAATCGTGGAAAGGAACTGGATACGGTCATTGTCCTGCAAAAGACCGAAGCCATGCGGGCCGATGAGCATACCACCAATAATGATGCCCACAATGCCAGGCAATCTCACACGCTCAGAAAGCAATGGCGTGATGAGGATGATCGTCATAATAAGCAAAAAGAATCCAACTGGCTTATTGAACAATTCAAGCATAAATAACTCCTGAGTTTATCTGTTGTACCCTTTAAATTAAAACCACTTCTACCATTTCCCCCGCCGATAACCCCGTTGCATCGGGGTGAATGCGTAACAAACCATCTGCACTTGCCAGCGTGAAGATCAAGTTGCTTTTACCGAAGATGGGATCAGCGCTGTAATTGACGGTTGACGATTGACGATTGACGATTAGCTTGACTGGTATCCAGTCTTCTCTGCCCGCTTGAGATGGGAGATTAACCGTTAGTATCGCTTGAACAGTAGCTTTGGGTTTGGGAAGTGCACCCAACAATTTCTCAATGACTGGCACAACAAACAAATATCCATTCACCAAGGCGCTGACGGGGTTGCCGGGCAGACCAATCACAGCTTTACCATTGCACACACCGAGAATGGTCGGTTTGCCGGGGCGGGTGTTGATTCCATGCACGAGAACACCGGGCTCACCCAATTGACGGATCACATCGGCAGTCATATCTCTTGTGGATGCAGACGAACCAGCGGTGATAATAACCACGTCACATTCGGATAGCGCCTTCGCCGCCGCTTCTTTCAACGCTTCAAACTGGTCGCTGATAATCCCATAACGTTTTGCTACACCCCCACTTTTCTCAATAAGCGCTGACAATGTATACGAGTTGATATCTCTCACCTGCCCTGGTCGCGGAGTTTGACTCGGGTCGATCACTTCATCGCCCGTTGACAACACCCCGATACTTACCAATCTGGCTACGCGCAAACTTGTAAATCCTAGTGCAAGCAACCCGCCGATTTCTGCGGGACGGATGAGAGTCCCTTTGGGGAGAACGAGTTGTCCCTGCGCCACATCTTCTCCGATGCGGATAACGTTTTCGCCATTGGCAACAGCGCGAGAAATCTCGATTTCACCTTTTGTAGGGATGGGCAGCTGCCCATCCCTACCGATTGTTTGTGTATATTCCAACATCACCACAGCATCTGCCCCACTCGGTAACATGCCGCCAGTATGGATCAATGCACATTGACCTTGTGTAATCTCAAACGAGGGAGCATCTCCCATTGGGACTTCGCCGATGAGAGTCGAGTAGGCTGGCAGAGAGTCAGAGGCGCCATGTGTATCACTCGCGCGGACGGCGTAGCCGTCTACGGTGGAGCGTTGGAAGTCAGGGAGAGGATGAGGGGCAAGGATGTCTTGGGCGAGAATCCGATTCAAAGCATGGACAACGTCAATTGATTCAGAATCAGGCAACGGGTAAGAAAGATGCGAGAGCATTAAGTCCCGCGCTTGGTCTGGAGGGAGAAGAGTCAGGAATTCGGGCATAAGTCGTTTATCGAATCCAGAACGTCAGAGTGAGGAAGTAAACGGTGAGACCAAAGACGGCGAGGGCAGTCGCATGGAGGATCATCCAGTTAGGAGGCAGGCCGAGCGAGATGTTGCGTAGTTGGAAAATTTGATAAAGAGCGAAGGGAAGCGTGAGGAAGGCGGGCCAAAGCAAGGACAGTGTAAGACCGAAGGCAGGCATGGCGAGAAAAAAGATGTAGGCGAAGATGACGAAGATATTATGGAACGGGACAACATGCTCCCAGCCGAGGCGCGTGAGGAATGTGATGCGACGGAGTTTTTGATCCTGTGCAAAGGATTGAAAGTCCGTGATGAGGAAGTAAGCGAAGGCGAGGAATGTAAGAGGAATGGTGATGGCTAGGAAACGGTGAACGTTACCCGATTGAAGAACGAATGCAATAGAGGGGAAAACGTACGCCAGATGAATGGCAAGAAGAATCTCGCCAAAGCCACGATTGATGAAATGAAATGGAGGGATGGAGTATACGAGGATGAGTACAAGTGAGATCCCAAGCAGGAAGAAGGAGGAAACAGGAAGTTGCTTGGTTGCGAACAATGCATAGAAGATGAGCGCGAGCGAAGCAAGGGACGCAATGGAGATGTATAGGAGATTGTTACGCAGTGTCTGCCTTTGGATGCGTGTTTCATCTTCAGAAAGAGGTTCCACATCGAGACGGAAAATCTCGGGGAGCAAAGACATGGTCAATTGGGCGAGGATGACTCCGAAAAGCCCAAGCCAAAAGGAGCCAGCACGGAAGGTCTCGCCAAGGTAGTTGGCGATGCTCGCGCCGAGAGAGTAGGTCAGCGCAGCGAAGAGAAGGTGGAGAGGACGGGTGAGTTTTAGCATTTAGGCAGAGGTAGAACTTGAAAAGTTAAGGTCAGGTAATCTTGGTCGACTAAAATACGACAAAGTCATAACGACTTTCTGCATCATATACAATCCTACGAACATCAAAGCGAAAAACAATTTTGCATCAGAATGAAACAACAATCTATAAGTACTTTCATATGGATTAAGTGAAAACGACGTATCTGCAACCATAAAACCTATACCCTGCCTGAACACCAATAATATCGCAGAAATAAATATTGGCAAATATGACACCACAATAGTAAGTAGATACACTTTAAGATAGTGACTGAAGTTTTTAAATACTTCCAAGAATCCTAGGGCAGGACTTTCTAAAGCTATTGAATGCCTAGTTACCAGAATAATTACTCCCAAATTAAATAAGCCAAAAATTATCAAGTTCAACAAAATACTCCAAACAAAATTAATACTCCATAGCATTATCCCAGACATCAGATCACGAACAACACCTATTAAGACATAAGGCAATCCTAATACAATCAACATCCAGAAGAATGTAACAATGGTAACCAACAGACTTTTCCAAATATACTTTTGAGCCAGCTTTGACGGAGAATTAATTTGGATTAGCGGATTTTTATACTTAATTACCATCCCGATCAAATACAATTCCGAATACAGGCTCAGGAACAAAGTTACAGGCCAATATCCACAAATAGCCCAAAGTGAAAAATCCACATCGTTGCCACGGGGTATAGAAGATAAATAGGTCAAAAGAAATAGAAGAATAAATGCTTTATTCTCTTTTATTACATGCCAAGCATCTCGATAGAGCGCAAATATCATAAGAATTTTTCCAGCCGATCAACCGCCTGCGGAAGATTCTTCCGTCCCAGCCCAACGCGGAAGTGGTTACCCGTGTCGTCGTACATCGTTCCAGGCAAGAGAAGAACTCCAACTTCACGGACAACCTTATCACAAAAGTCTTCGATGCCGCCGTTAAGTAGTTTTGGGAAACCCATTGAG
Proteins encoded in this window:
- a CDS encoding D-2-hydroxyacid dehydrogenase encodes the protein MPKLLLLTDNTTEYIDLLKQANLPDLEIFTEFNPECDIVFGGTGKIRKVFHDLPNLKWVQTMSAGVEWLMDPSLRRDYVLTNAKNVFGESMSEYVFGYMLYYKKRIAERQEAQHKKQWDEQDGGVLRGKTLGLIGVGSIGSHIAMTAKHFKMNVWGYTRGSETSTHVDRYFHPNNLESDSSLHSKGVLSFAKGLDYLIVVLPKTDGTTSIVNAEVLNALPHHALLINVGRGNAVDTSALLEALTQNKIAGAVLDVTEPEPLPEEHPFWTAPNLLLTFHTSAMSYPEDMVGLFVENYKLYIEGKPLKHQVDFERGY
- a CDS encoding pyridoxal-phosphate dependent enzyme, encoding MTVTLTHIQQAAERIKPYIHRTPVITNESLNQRVGAQVYLKCENMQKVGAFKFRGACNAVYSLSDDEAKRGVCTHSSGNHAQALALAARMRGIPAYIVMPSNAPQVKKDAVAGYGGQITYCEPTLEARESTLERIRLETGANFVHPYNDERVISGQGTATLELLDTIPSLDAVITPVGGGGLLSGTSIAAKGLNPKVRVIAAEPEMADDAFRSMQAGNIIPSTNPKSIADGLLSSLGPIDFPIIQQNVEQIVTVSEQGIIASMKFIWERAKIIIEPSAATVIAVLWEKKIDLSGLKVGVILSGGNVDLNKLPWQ
- a CDS encoding ornithine cyclodeaminase family protein, translating into MLILSRKEVEQLLNPHELLTALEDGFKALSAGQLDVPPRNQAIAPKGVLVGMPGRNMSVKLVTVFHENQTVPAHQATITLFDSDTGTPLAFMDGEHITAMRTAAGAILSIKHLARANSKSLAIIGVGVLGHAHLKMIETLVGIEKIWIASRNLAHAQALAAHDSRAHAVDSVRTAVSQADIVCLCTSSLEPVIESKWLKQGVHISSVGYRPPGGELPRDVVEASRIFVESKVAFSDPPVGCSELQGLNPETGTELGEVLSKQRAGRTSEKEATLYKSMGHAMEDLVAANLVYQKAIRQGAGKEIPF
- a CDS encoding cation:proton antiporter — its product is MLELFNKPVGFFLLIMTIILITPLLSERVRLPGIVGIIIGGMLIGPHGFGLLQDNDRIQFLSTIGLVYLMFSAGLEVDINQFMKVRTRALVFGIITFTFPQLMGMGLGYILGLDWLGMILLGSAFASHTLIAFPILTKLGVTRNEAIAVTTGATVLTDIGAFIVLAVVLGAKSGDGISVGYFIQLLVMLTIFTAAIIFGLPRLGKLIFQKLTGRALEFQFVIVALFVAAFTAELIGVHEVVGAFIAGLAVNSMLPRHSPVTGHVLFIGESFFIPIFLLYSGLITDPLTFLKSPQTIIVAIGVTIVAYVSKLVAAWVTAKIYKYTRSEFWTVYGLSHAQAAVTIPTLVIGLNTGLFDTTLFNAAILMILLTSITSPLIVQRFAPTLRVADVDNGHIPLFGRILVPIADVKQAEGLVMLASLLARQSNGKVLAVSVARDMGLANDSSFHIHKDMLGRVYEALNDPETELELIPRIAASHAQGILHTANETSASLILMGWRGRRTLRENVLGSVLDEVVWGSDTPVMIGKLELPLNSMQRVIFIIPAKAVPLIVLRRMLEANLMLAKSLGIPLVLRPDKSYLQAAEALLTSLDSDHPVSIEPLVDQLKPAALEQESIDNFIVVPGFGSRKRVADTLGNLPEQLAKSFDGNLAILHFDK
- a CDS encoding molybdopterin molybdenumtransferase MoeA; this translates as MPEFLTLLPPDQARDLMLSHLSYPLPDSESIDVVHALNRILAQDILAPHPLPDFQRSTVDGYAVRASDTHGASDSLPAYSTLIGEVPMGDAPSFEITQGQCALIHTGGMLPSGADAVVMLEYTQTIGRDGQLPIPTKGEIEISRAVANGENVIRIGEDVAQGQLVLPKGTLIRPAEIGGLLALGFTSLRVARLVSIGVLSTGDEVIDPSQTPRPGQVRDINSYTLSALIEKSGGVAKRYGIISDQFEALKEAAAKALSECDVVIITAGSSASTRDMTADVIRQLGEPGVLVHGINTRPGKPTILGVCNGKAVIGLPGNPVSALVNGYLFVVPVIEKLLGALPKPKATVQAILTVNLPSQAGREDWIPVKLIVNRQSSTVNYSADPIFGKSNLIFTLASADGLLRIHPDATGLSAGEMVEVVLI
- a CDS encoding prenyltransferase, with the translated sequence MLKLTRPLHLLFAALTYSLGASIANYLGETFRAGSFWLGLFGVILAQLTMSLLPEIFRLDVEPLSEDETRIQRQTLRNNLLYISIASLASLALIFYALFATKQLPVSSFFLLGISLVLILVYSIPPFHFINRGFGEILLAIHLAYVFPSIAFVLQSGNVHRFLAITIPLTFLAFAYFLITDFQSFAQDQKLRRITFLTRLGWEHVVPFHNIFVIFAYIFFLAMPAFGLTLSLLWPAFLTLPFALYQIFQLRNISLGLPPNWMILHATALAVFGLTVYFLTLTFWIR